The genomic DNA TCCGGGGTGAACCGGCCCAGGCCGCCGCCTTCGATCATGGCCGGGCCGGCCATGCCGATGCTGGCGTCTTTCGTGGCGATGATCACATCGCAGCAACCCAGCAAGGCCGCGTTGCCGGCAAAGCACCTACCGGAACCGATACCCACCAGCGGCACCTGCCCGGACAACCGGGCCATGGCGGCAAAGGTATGGCAATCCAGCCCGGCCACGCCAACAAAGTCGGTATCGCCGGGTCGCCCACCACCACCTTCGGCAAACAGCACCAGCGGCATCTTCCACTGGCCGGCCAGCTGCAGCAGGCGATCAGTCTTCTTGTGGTTCATCATCCCCTGGGTACCGGCGAACACGGTGTAGTCGTAGCTCATGGCCAGCACTCGGGCGGCCTCGTCACCGAACTGTTCGGCATTGACGGTGCCGGTGCCACCGATCAGGCCGTCCGCCGGGCTCATGGCCTGCAACTCTTCGGCACTGCGGCGACGGCGCTGGGCGGCCAAGGCCATGGCGCCGTATTCCTGGAAGCTGTCCGCATCAAGCAGATCATCGAGATTTTCCCGGGCGGTGCGCTTGCCCTTGCTGTGGCGTTTTTCCACCGCCTGGGGGCGACCGGCATCGCTGATGGCCTGATGGCGATCCAGCACTTCCGCCAGATCCTGGCGGATATGATCCAGGTCCACGCTTTCTTCCGTGGCGATGGCATCCCCTGCCACCTCACCGGGCTCCACAAACAACAGCGGCGAGGCCTCGTTCAGGGCATCGCCTTCCTGCGCGGCCAAGCTGTGCACCCGGCCGGCAATGGCGGCGCGCACCTCGAATTCCATCTTCATGGCTTCCAGCACTGCCACCACCTGGCCCACCTGCACCGTGTCGCCCTGCTGCACCAGCAGGGACACCAGCACGCCGGTGGTGGGACTGGTCAGCGCCTCGCATCCAGTTGGAGTGGCAAGGGTTTGAGCCTGTGGTGATGAATCGGCAGACGGCAAGTCCGGGGTCACGTCAGTGGGCAGCGCCCGCAACAGCTCTGGCAGGTGGGTTTCCACATAGCGGGTGGTCACCGCGTTGGCCTGCACCGCGTCACTGGCCAGCAAGGCCTGCAGCAGCGGCAGGTTGCTTTGCACGCCCTCAATACGAGTCTGCTTCAGGGCCCGGCGGGCACGCTGCAGCACCGTGTCATAGTCCGCCCCAGTGACGATCAATTTGGCCAGCAGGGAATCATAGGCCGGGCTGACCGGGTAACCAGCATAGCCATAACCATCCACCCGAATCCCCGGCCCGCTGGCGGGCTCATAGGCGGTGAGGGTGCCTGCCGACGGCGCGGTGCTGCCATCGGCCTTGAGGGTCTCCAGGTTGAGGCGCAGTTGCACCGCCATGCCCTCACAGGCCGGTGCGGTTTCAAGGTTCAGGTCGGCCAGGCTCGCCCCGGCCGCCAGCCAGATCTGGCTCTGCACCAGATCCAGCCCGGTGACCTGCTCGGTGACCGTGTGCTCCACCTGCACCCGGGGGTTGGCTTCCATAAAGTAGAAACGGTTCTGTTCCGGCTCCACCAGAAACTCGAAGGTGCCGATGCCCAGATAGTTCACTGACCTGGCCAGCGTCAGGGCGCTGTCGATGATGCGGTCGCGCAGGTCGGCGTCGAGCCCCGGCGCCGGGGCAAACTCCACCAGCTTCTGGTGGCGACGCTGCAGGGTGCAGTCCCGTTCCCACAGATGGCTCACCGCCCCGCTGCCATCACCCAGCACCTGCACCTCGATATGGCGGGCGGCGGGCACCAGCTGCTCCACATACACCGCCTCGTTGCCAAAGGCGGCCTTCGCCTCCGACTGACAACGCTGAAAGGCCGCCTCCAGCTCTGCTAGGTCAGTAACCGCTCGCATACCGCGCCCGCCACCGCCGCTCAAGGCCTTGATCATCACCCCGCTTCCCGCAACCTCCAGCGACGCCATAAAGGCCCGGGCTTCCTCCAGCGTCACCGCCTGCTCGGTACCCTGCACCAACGGCACCTGGCACCGGGCCGCCAACGCCCGGGCCGAGGCCTTGTCGCCAAACAACCGCAACGTCTCCGCCCCCGGCCCGATCAACGTCAGCCCGGCCCGGGCACACTGCTCGGCAAAGTCCGCATTCTCGGCCAGAAAACCGTACCCGGGATGAATCGCCTCACAACCCTGCTCCCTGGCAACCGCGATCAACTGCGC from Alcanivorax sp. includes the following:
- a CDS encoding carboxyl transferase domain-containing protein encodes the protein MPVPFSAVLIANRGEIAIRIANACADLGIRSVGVFAEDDQHSLHTRQVDEAVALPGRGVPAYLDGAQLIAVAREQGCEAIHPGYGFLAENADFAEQCARAGLTLIGPGAETLRLFGDKASARALAARCQVPLVQGTEQAVTLEEARAFMASLEVAGSGVMIKALSGGGGRGMRAVTDLAELEAAFQRCQSEAKAAFGNEAVYVEQLVPAARHIEVQVLGDGSGAVSHLWERDCTLQRRHQKLVEFAPAPGLDADLRDRIIDSALTLARSVNYLGIGTFEFLVEPEQNRFYFMEANPRVQVEHTVTEQVTGLDLVQSQIWLAAGASLADLNLETAPACEGMAVQLRLNLETLKADGSTAPSAGTLTAYEPASGPGIRVDGYGYAGYPVSPAYDSLLAKLIVTGADYDTVLQRARRALKQTRIEGVQSNLPLLQALLASDAVQANAVTTRYVETHLPELLRALPTDVTPDLPSADSSPQAQTLATPTGCEALTSPTTGVLVSLLVQQGDTVQVGQVVAVLEAMKMEFEVRAAIAGRVHSLAAQEGDALNEASPLLFVEPGEVAGDAIATEESVDLDHIRQDLAEVLDRHQAISDAGRPQAVEKRHSKGKRTARENLDDLLDADSFQEYGAMALAAQRRRRSAEELQAMSPADGLIGGTGTVNAEQFGDEAARVLAMSYDYTVFAGTQGMMNHKKTDRLLQLAGQWKMPLVLFAEGGGGRPGDTDFVGVAGLDCHTFAAMARLSGQVPLVGIGSGRCFAGNAALLGCCDVIIATKDASIGMAGPAMIEGGGLGRFTPEQVGPVTVQGPNGVVDVVVEDEREAVAVAKQYLSYFQGQLSHTRVSDWQAADQRELRHQIPEKRTRVYDIRQVIDTLSDRDSVLELRREFAPGMITALVRIEGHPFGLIANNPGHLGGAIDAVGGDKAARFMQLCEAFGLPMVSLCDTPGFMVGPEAEQQATVRHVSRMFVTAASLTVPFFTLVLRKGYGLGAQAMAAGSFHSPLFTAAWPSAEFGAMGLEGAVRLGFAKELAAQPSAEKRQRLFDKLVAKAYQQGKALNMASFLEIDAVIDPMESRQWLLRGLNASGHRGGNGGRPFVDTF